Proteins encoded in a region of the Zea mays cultivar B73 chromosome 4, Zm-B73-REFERENCE-NAM-5.0, whole genome shotgun sequence genome:
- the LOC103653359 gene encoding exopolygalacturonase — translation MEARPRLLLVAAVAVFVSVSAAAGAAVVINVKNYGAHGNGVNDDTKPLMAAWKAACGSAGAVTMVVAPGTYYIGPVQFHGPCKASTLTFQLQGTLKAATDLKRFGNDWIEFGWVNGLTVAGGVIDGQGAASWPFNKCPIRKDCKVLPTSVLFVNSQNTVVRDVTSVNPKFFHMALLSVKNVRMSGLRIRAPPNSPNTDGIHIERSSGVSIVDTHIGTGDDCISVGQGNDNVEVSRVQCGPGHGMSVGSLGRYSGEGDVTRVHVRDMTFTGTTNGVRIKTWENSPSRSNAAHMVFENMVMKDVQNPIIIDQKYCPYYNCEHKYVSGVTLKDIHFRNIKGTATTPVAVLLRCGVPCQGLVLQDVDLRYKGQGATSAKCENAKAKYVGYQFPKPCSP, via the exons ATGGAAGCGCGGCCGCGGCTGCTCCTAGTCGCCGCCGTGGCGGTCTTCGTGTCAgtgtccgccgccgccggggcgGCCGTCGTCATAAACGTGAAGAACTACGGGGCCCATGGGAATGGCGTCAACGATGATACCAAG CCGCTGATGGCAGCGTGGAAGGCAGCGTGCGGATCAGCTGGCGCGGTGACGATGGTCGTCGCGCCGGGGACGTACTACATCGGGCCGGTGCAGTTCCACGGCCCCTGCAAGGCGTCCACCTTGACCTTCCAGCTGCAG gggACGCTCAAGGCCGCCACGGACCTGAAGCGGTTCGGCAACGACTGGATCGAGTTCGGGTGGGTGAACGGGCTGACCGTCGCCGGCGGCGTCATCGACGGCCAGGGCGCCGCCTCGTGGCCTTTCAACAAGTGCCCCATCCGCAAGGACTGCAAAGTGCTGCCCACG AGCGTGCTGTTCGTGAACAGCCAGAACACGGTGGTGCGCGACGTGACGTCGGTGAACCCCAAGTTCTTCCACATGGCGCTGCTGTCGGTGAAGAACGTCCGGATGAGCGGGCTGAGGATCCGAGCGCCGCCCAACAGCCCCAACACGGACGGCATCCACATCGAGCGCAGCAGCGGGGTGTCCATCGTGGACACGCACATCGGCACGGGCGACGACTGCATCTCCGTCGGCCAGGGAAACGACAACGTGGAGGTCTCCCGCGTGCAGTGCGGCCCGGGCCACGGCATGAGCGTCGGCAGCCTGGGCCGATACTCCGGCGAGGGCGACGTCACGCGGGTGCACGTCCGCGACATGACCTTCACGGGCACCACCAACGGCGTCCGCATCAAGACCTGGGAGAACTCGCCGTCCAGGAGCAACGCCGCGCACATGGTCTTCGAGAACATGGTCATGAAGGACGTCCAGAACCCTATCATCATCGACCAGAAGTACTGCCCCTACTACAACTGCGAGCACAAG TACGTGTCCGGGGTCACTCTCAAGGACATTCACTTCAGGAACATCAAGGGCACGGCGACTACGCCGGTGGCGGTGTTGCTTCGCTGCGGCGTGCCGTGCCAGGGTCTGGTGCTGCAGGACGTGGACCTTAGGTACAAGGGGCAGGGTGCCACATCGGCCAAGTGCGAGAACGCCAAGGCCAAGTACGTTGGCTACCAGTTCCCCAAGCCCTGCAGCCCCTAG